The Sphaerisporangium siamense genome includes the window CGCCGCCGAGGACCCGGACGATCCGCGCAACTTCCCCCGGGTGCTGACGGTGTGGCGGGCGAACCTGCTCGGCTCCTCGGGCAAGGGCATGGAGTACTTCATGCGCCACCTGCTCGGCGCGGGCGACGCGGTGCGGGCGGCGGAGACGCCGCCGGATCTGCGTCCGGCCGAGGTGACCTGGCGTGAGGAGGCGCCGCGCGGCAAGCTGGACCTTCTCGTCACCATGGACTTCCGGATGACGGGCACGTGCACGCACTCCGACGTCGTGCTCCCCGCCGCGACCTGGTACGAGAAGCACGATCTGTCCACGACGGACATGCACCCGTTCATCCACTCCTTCAACCCGGCGATCGCCCCGCCGTGGGAGTCGCGCACCGACTTCGACGCGTTCATGACGATCGCCGAGGACCTCTCGCGGCTCGCCGCCGTCCACCTCGGCACCCGCACCGACGTGATCCCGGCGCCGCTCGTGCACGACTCGCCGGACGAGCTGGCGCAGCCGGGCGGCCGTGCCCTGGACTGGAAGGCCGGCGAGTGCCCGCCGGTCCCCGGCGTGACGATGCCGAAGCTGGTCACGATCGAACGGGACTACACGGCCGTCGCGGCGAAGATGGGCGCGCTCGGCCCGCTGGTGGAGGGCCTCGGCATCGGGTCCAAGGGGCTGCACTGGGTGCCGGCGGGCGCGGTCGAAGGTCTGCTGCGCGCCAACGGCCCGGTGCGCGGCGGCCCGGGCGACGGGCGTCCCTCGCTGGCCAGGGACGTGCACCTGGCGGAGGCGATCCTCACGCTGTCGGGCACGACCAACGGGGCGATGGCGGCGCAGGCGTGGGAGAAGCTGCAGGAACGCACCGGGAGGAGCTTCGCCGACCTGGCCGGCGAGGTGCGCGGCGAGCGGATCACCTTCTACGACACCCAGGTGCAGCCGCGCGTCACGCTCAGCTCGCCGGAGTGGTCCGGGGTGCACGACCTGGCGCGCCGCTACGCGCCGTTCACGCTCAACGTGGAGCGCCGCGTGCCGTGGCGCACGCTCAGCGGGCGCATGCACTTCTTCCTCGACCACGACTGGATGGCCGAGTACGGCGAGACGCTGCCGAACTACCGGCCACCCCTGAACTACGCCCGGCTGTACGGCCCTCCGGCGTCGCCGGGCGAGGAGGTCCCCGAGGTGACCGTGCGGTACCTCACCCCGCATTCCAAGTGGTCCATCCACTCGGAGTTCCAGGACAACCTGCACATGCTGCGGCTGTTCCGGGGCGGGCCGGTGCTGTGGATGAGCGCGAAGGACACGGCGAAGATCGGCGTGGCCGACAACGAGTGGATCGAGGCGTACAACAGGAACGGCGTCGTGACGTGCCGGGTCGTGGTCTCCCACCGCATGCCCGAGGGCACGGCGTACATGTACCACGCCAAGGACCGCCAGATCATGACCCCGTACTCGGAGATCTCCGGCTGGCACGGCGGCTCGGACAACTCGCTCACCCGGCTGATCGTCAAGCCCACGCACCTCATCGGCGGGTACGGCCAGCTCTCGTTCGCGTTCAACTATTACGGCCCGGCGGGGTTCCAGCGCGACGAGCTCGCCGTGGTCCGCCGCCGGTCGCAGGAGGTGCGGTTCTAGATGCGCGTCATGGCCCAGGTCGCGATGGTGATGAACCTCGACAAGTGCATCGGCTGCCACACCTGCTCGGTGACCTGCAAGCAGACCTGGACCAACCGGCCCGGCGTCGAATACGTGTACTTCAACAACGTCGAGACCAAGCCGGGCGCGGGCTACCCCCGGCGGTACGAGGACCAGGAGGAGTGGAAGGGCGGCTGGACGCTGGACCGCAAGGGCAGGCTGGAGCTCAAGGCGGGCGGCCGGGTGCGGCGGCTGCTGTCGATGTACTACAACCCCCATCTGCCGCCGATCGACGACTACGGCGAGCCGTGGACCTACGACTACGAGACCGTCATCGCCGCCCCGCCGGGCACCCAGAACCCGAGCGCGCAGGCGATCTCCGCGCTGACCGGCCGCGGCATGTCGATCGAGTGGGGCAGCAACTTCGACGACGACCTCGCCGGGGCGCCCGACCACGCCGCCGCCGACCCGAACCTCGCCGGGCTGGAGGAACGGGTGCGCATGGAGTTCGAGCAGGTCTTCATGTTCTACCTGCCGCGGATCTGCGAGCACTGCCTCAACCCGTCCTGCGTCGCCTCCTGCCCCTCCGGCGCGCTCTACAAGCGCGAGGAGGACGGCATCGTGCTGGTCGACCAGAACCGCTGCCGGGGCTGGCGGTTCTGCGTGTCGGGCTGCCCGTACAAGAAGGTGTACTTCAACCACCGCACCGGCAAGGCGGAGAAGTGCACGTTCTGCTTCCCCCGGATCGAGGCGGGCGAGCCGACGATCTGCTCGGAAAGCTGCGTCGGCCGGCTGCGCTACCTCGGGGTGCTGCTGTACGACGCCGACGCGGTC containing:
- the narH gene encoding nitrate reductase subunit beta; this translates as MRVMAQVAMVMNLDKCIGCHTCSVTCKQTWTNRPGVEYVYFNNVETKPGAGYPRRYEDQEEWKGGWTLDRKGRLELKAGGRVRRLLSMYYNPHLPPIDDYGEPWTYDYETVIAAPPGTQNPSAQAISALTGRGMSIEWGSNFDDDLAGAPDHAAADPNLAGLEERVRMEFEQVFMFYLPRICEHCLNPSCVASCPSGALYKREEDGIVLVDQNRCRGWRFCVSGCPYKKVYFNHRTGKAEKCTFCFPRIEAGEPTICSESCVGRLRYLGVLLYDADAVPAAAATPDPRDLYEAQLSVFLDPEDPRVRAAAERQGVHADWVDAARRSPVHALAVRHRVALPLHPEYRTMPMVWYIPPLSPVADLVQATGYDHADRVFATIESLRVPIEYLANLFTAGDTEVVRGVLRKLAAVRAFMRAVQLGQDPGEDLPGSVGMTAADIDDLYRLLAIAKYDERYVIPRTHAEDAGEHTAQHMRLACSLEGDGGPGMGGHGPEGRLAGSTPGHGAATFRGADGRLHANLLGWDGAGEPPPHLFPGEDTP